The Salvelinus namaycush isolate Seneca chromosome 1, SaNama_1.0, whole genome shotgun sequence genome has a window encoding:
- the LOC120053774 gene encoding grass carp reovirus (GCRV)-induced gene 2p, giving the protein MSVTFFGWDVVYDDNTLVLELGAEQEPQKGDAYTMYHGTNVQTARLIITNGFRQSPDGMLGPGVYVSRNQQKAARYPLKAPPSDRVVLQLRVNTGRVKRIDKDNHPMQKSWNAAGYDTAWVPPNCGMQSVPSGLEEDCVFDPQRVVVTSIAKAPNPTIMAELMQLVSQKRAATGRGGDIQVAVAGGVCTLCRRKTTPDHTHTLHPCWGCGQNICTLMTKHTCSASA; this is encoded by the coding sequence ATGTCGGTGACGTTCTTTGGCTGGGACGTGGTGTACGATGACAACACCCTGGTGTTGGAACTGGGGGCGGAGCAGGAGCCTCAAAAGGGGGATGCTTACACTATGTACCATGGCACCAATGTCCAGACTGCTCGGCTCATCATCACCAATGGCTTCCGCCAGTCCCCTGATGGCATGTTGGGCCCCGGTGTGTACGTGAGCCGCAACCAGCAAAAGGCAGCGCGCTACCCGCTAAAAGCCCCCCCCTCCGACCGCGTGGTGCTGCAGCTGCGTGTTAACACTGGCCGCGTGAAACGCATCGACAAAGACAACCACCCTATGCAGAAGAGCTGGAACGCAGCAGGGTACGACACCGCGTGGGTTCCCCCCAACTGTGGCATGCAATCCGTGCCCAGCGGCCTGGAGGAGGACTGTGTATTTGACCCCCAGCGTGTCGTGGTCACTAGCATCGCCAAGGCGCCCAACCCCACCATCATGGCTGAGCTAATGCAGTTGGTTTCACAGAAGCGGGCTGCGACTGGAAGGGGTGGAGACATACAGGTTGCGGTGGCTGGGGGTGTGTGTACCCTGTGCAGGAGGAAAACCACACCAGATCACACACATACGCTGCACCCGTGCTGGGGCTGCGGACAGAACATCTGCACCCTCATGACCAAACACACCTGCTCTGCCAGTGCCTGA